Part of the Nicotiana sylvestris chromosome 5, ASM39365v2, whole genome shotgun sequence genome is shown below.
CGGAGCGATTACCTCAATCGGATTGTTCTTTGCAAGAGGGAAACATAAAGTTGATATTGCTAGTAATCATGAATCATCATTATCGTGATGAATAGTGGTGGCTGGTGGTTACAAATCCCATGAAAATGCTTTTTTTACCTTGAATATTAGCCACAATTCGTATTCCTTTAGTAATTATATCCCTTTTTCATTCTTGGACTTGTTTATTAATATTGTTACTTTTTCATGTTGTATATCAAGGTGGACAACCCAAATACATTACTTTCTTACACATGAAAAGGAAGTATTTCTTCACAACTTCAACTTTCTTaatcatcttttgatttttcttttataaaATAGTTAGATTCTAATGGGATACATCCTTTCAAATGCTTTTCATCTTTAGTTTGTTTCCATAAAGTAAAGTAATATGTACATGTTTATCTTTCCACATAGACCCGAACAATATTTTTTAATACAACCGCTTTATGTTGTTGTTTGTAATGTTCATATTATATGAAACAAATagaaatgagtttaaaatttaaatttaataaactttttaaaagagaatgcATAAAGACCTCATTAAACTTGTTCCGAAAAATCATTTACACACCTTAACTTTATGGGTGTCCTAATGCCCCACTATTCTTATCTAAACTAAATTTAATACCTCCTTCAAAATACCGAACCGGTCTTGTGGTGGGCTGTGTTAATACACGCCATGTATCAAATACTGCATTGTttcgtattttttttttttactttttctttcctttttccactctttttttcatttcattttctccACCTTCCTTCATCATTATTTTCGTAGCCCGCCACCATGAAAGGCAGTCACAACCATAACCTCCCTTAAACCCATAAACTCAAtttctgaaaaatcagaaccacCTCCCTTACACTCCACTTTAATACCTCTAATTTGAGCATTTTTCCTATACATCAATCTCACCAAAGAAAACCCACACACCCAGATCGAAGAGAAAAGGAGAGAAAATTCCTTGTACGAAAAATGGTATTGGCGAACATCAAGCTCTCCAATCAAGTATTAAAATTATTCCAACCTAAATCCATGACTCAATTGCTTAAGAGAACTTATGTTTTTATCAAATCAAGGAGATTAAAGGGACAAAATATGAGCAATGAAATGAAATTTGTAAAGGTAGGTGAATATGACGGAGGAAACAGAGGAGTGGGAATAGAGATTcaacaagaaaaaaaagagaagcaaAAAATAAAACATGACTTAATTTCAAAAAATAGGAGGAAGAGGGTGACAACGGTTCTgctaaaatgaagaaagagagaaagaaacaaaaaagaaaataaaaatgaataagaaaagagaaaaaaattagTATTAAATTTAATTAGTTAGAGTATACAATAGGAAAGTGACACCTGGacaattaaattagttttaagcTGTTTTTTTGCCTCACACGCATCTACAAAATGAACCTACACTTTTCATGTCAGGTCATCACTCAATGGGATATTAAATTTAGCTTAGATAAGAATAGTGGGGTGTTAGGACACCCGTAAAGTTTAGGTGTGTAAATAATTTTTCCTGACAAGTTTTCAAATAAACAGAATTTTTATTGATTTGGGatcaattacaatggaatagaacccctaTATTTATAAGGAAAagagtgacttagccacaaagtaaaatccctaaaatctctctgaaatatagacattcaccttaaataaaattctatttataacactcccccttgaatgtctattcaatagATAGTGTGCATCGTTAAAatcttaaataaaataaaatcggcggaaaaaaattctagtaaggaaaaagagtacacatatctaacaatacgcttTTCGGTTgcttcgttaaaaaccttgcaaggaaaatccagtgggacaaaaccttataagggaaaaagagtacaacgcgtgtTAACTCCCCTTGATGatagcatcaattcacatctttgaGCCGTTGCATCCCAATCTTATGCAccagcttcttgaaggttgatgtcggcagagatttagtgaataaatcagccatattaactcCAATAaatatgttgcaccttgaaacttctcgctatcacattatcatgcttataattatagcaagatacaaatgtgcacaaattgcacttaggATGTAATACTTCATGACCAAGAATTCTATATGCTTTAAGCGATTTAAATCTTTCAAGGATTGTCATATGAGTTAAGTCATATAAGTCATATAATAGACttaattagatgcatatcaagttttcatgtcatgctagacaaataagatatcgaaaactgattgcacatattattggctttatactttcaagtgtttgaactacatgtccaaaactacatgtctttcatatgaaaccaattctatttgaATTGTGTCTCTTctatttggccaatatttttgtgTCTGTATTCGACAGACTTGagatcctcatctatacttagcgctatgatagatgtAGTTGATGAACATTTTATATCGTTTCCAatatttttcataaagacataacataaagatctcttcattcatattttcaggtacccgaacctctcatgagattttatgaagtgttatttcatgtgatcttctagatcacttacctccttattatgatcattttgattatTTGCTCATCTCCTTTATCAAGAattttatttgaaaccgatttgtctatacgctttaagcgtaCCGTAGagtttgtccttctaggacttattctAATAGGAGAATTTGCAGTGAGAATATAATTACTTTCTTTGAGTCAGCAAATACGTCTGACATGCTTTACAATATATTGCacatgaattatctttttatgaacttcaagttcatatttttttattcgaggatctagatgtacaaatgataattcatttCACATAACTTTTTCTCACTTGTTTATCATGTCTCCctctcatgttagaaaaactaagtTTCTTCCTCAAGTTTGAAACATTTGTGCGTTATGTTATTAATtaaaatatacaccgcacatcaataataataagatgggaTTATTTAGTTCCTGACTCTGAACCACTTGTGAgaggagaatgtaatatactttcgtatataatatatatcaaactgatatagataactttgttctcataagaaaTAGTTTAGTTATTAAGTGGAAACActtaataaattattttgctaaactaactgtgatgtaaaccaacttatcaagatgaactatcttgaatagaaaatctgaaaattatgctctaaattaaattattgagcaagttacctcacACAACACCATGTTGCAGGTTATTAATAATCGCACATGCAActatctcatagatgcatcttatgtggtatacatggcaggtgaatgacccatattcacttttgatatttctagcattcatgggattcaatcccaattttagttagtctattaattaatgagaacaagcaatataagagaattcgtaaagaactttctaattcgttaatatttacccatgtgaattctctattatttttgcacatcatacttaaattgatatgacTAAATcaattatgccaactgaataaattatcaatattgataaacttcatatttacaccatgacgtgtgcaattatcaataaactccatGTTTATTATGACATGGgttttttatatcaataaacctCTACTTTattgtaatatttttttatttgtgtagtacaaattggagaataaagcgggtaacttTTCACATATATATTACCCCGCTagaagttgtagtaatagaagatattaaatctttcctttatttatagtttcaATATAACCAGCCGTtttcgcgaatactttagaaactcaattaagtttctttgagacttactacaacataATGCCTTATTGATGATCAATTTTATTCCTCTAAAATAGTAATAATTGACTCttccagagctctcaattaattttgtactaccacatattcatcaacatccatatggtgaatatctcttttaaagagaaagttataccattatggttatggtcaaaattatatgcaagatataTTTCTTGTATTAATGTTATTCTTTAATAATCACATTACATCATGAATGagccataatcatctatatgtaatttacaaaatctcatgtcaaatcgatgacaaacattactttcacagagtgaaggattattttgagaaaccttattattctcattatcacaatgatgacgattataatttcgtctattgccacgtccacGTCCATTGATACCTTAatggtaataattttgtcttctttcagacgtATTACATAcggctatcacattctcttaagcgaatgagaatggagcaaattcaatgggacggatTTTCAATTCTTGTgctcacaatcatacatgaatttgatcatggcaagacatagaaattttaccacttcacATGGTTCTAATTTCTtacaaactccattagagttataatcaaaatttattgtctttgcttatatttaaaatcaaattataaaatatcaagaatttaaaagagaaaaataaagtaaaatacttaccttaaatccagaatttaatcctGAAGaaagttcatggaacaattgacaatcattatgctcaatcccaaagcttctactcaattggttagagtctcgtgctaataacgtgttatgaaataataaaagaagaagaagagtattgtagagaaaaagagagagagagaggattgtTATTGATTTGAgccaattacaatggaatagaactcctctatttatagggaaaagagtgacttagccaccaagtaaaattcctaaaatctctctaaaatatagacattcaccttaaataaaattttatttataacaaTTCAAATATTCTCTCAATTTCTTTCTATCTCTCGTGTGGGGGTCTTTGACCATTTTTGAATCTACACAAAAAAATTCTCATAAAATTGAAAATACTTTACCCTTATACTTTTGCTATTCCATTTCTTTTTCTCCCTTTACTTGCTTCTTCTCTCACCCTAACTCAAATAGCCGTCCACTTAatcgcttaaactaaaaataatcggtgaagatataatatatgcataaatTATGTTACAtgatataattatatataatgaatgtataatttatgtatataaCTAAAAAAAAGTAACGATAAATATaaccggctatttgtgtaaagatcccttCCTTTATCCACAGAAAGACCGAAATCTTTAAAGGTTTTAGGAGGTTATTTGCCTCCTATACTAATCAAGTTCCctcaaatatatatatttgatgtTGTATTCCGTATATTTAATGTACAATACATTTATAGTTGTAatctatataatatacatatttgATGTATAGTTCTGTATACGTCACCTATAAATAAATGTATATATTCAGTGTATGTAGTATTATATTTTATGtataacttatgtattttggtgAAATCTGAATATATTTTATGTATACTTGACATGGAATATTTTTTAGACTTCTCCATGTCTGTGTaatcataatttaaaaaaaaaggtatATTACAATGTATATTATTGTTATTAGGAGATTATATTTAACATATAGTGCTTTTTTAACTGTTATGCTCAATATATAACAGTTCTATTtgatattattttttaattattttgttcCATCTATATATTATAGAttattgtcacgatccggatttcccaccatcgggtgtcgtgatggcacctactatcggagctaggcaagccaaatgtttaaaacacctttcctgctttctttcaacaatataataagcgagacaaaatctaagcgacagactttaaatttaaaacaactgaaaaccaaaagtgcggaagtttgaaccaaaatgctacccagagtttggtgtcactagctcacggactactacagaatgctagaaacaatgtctgaaaggaaaatacatcatatttatctgatacaagataaacaaacgaaaacatggaaagggacttcggtctgcgaacgccagctaggctacctcgagagtccctggactgaagatagctcccaaaaagtcctactgctgcggtccgaaagctgctccctgatttgttcacaaaaatgcacagagtgcagcatcagcacaaccgaccccatgtgctggtaagtgcctggcctaaccccggtgaagtagtgacgaggctagacaggacctaccgcaattaacctgtacatatatatataacaagtacaagaaaacaataacaagataatacaaagtaaagctgggaggggacatgctatcggggagtaacagataagaatgaaatatcggaaataaacagaagaaactccggtttccataagatatatgtatatttatatatatagtggacggcgtgccacacgatcccataatatcatatataagtggacggcgtgccacacgatcccataatatcatatataagtggacgacgtgccacacgatcccataatatcatatataagtggacggcgtgccacacgatcccataatatcatatataagtggacggcgtgccacacgatcccataatatcatatataagtggacggcgcgccacacgatcccaattcatctttatcacagtgcacaatgtgtcaccggcaacggaggccaataaccaagtggacggcgtgccgcacgatcccataatatagtatataatatctgacttcttatagtagaccccttcaggggaggataacaactcaatacctttaacccgacaagggtacaactaacagcccaaaatatcccgacaaggaagAGTATATATATCAATCTacacatcccagcaagggagtaatcacaacgcattctctttttaaatcacttcttcctcaactaatacattcatgttcgagctaacgctccaagagtacaccaatcacaattctacctcaatcgttcacattatacgaaactcatcaagtaaacaaggagattgtgtcacattaatcgaattaaaagcaattaagactcacggtcatgctagaccccggtgcatagataaccgtcaccatgcctatacaccgtactccacattagcaagtagcaaataacatcctaatcctattccctcaagccaaagttagaacaaacacttacctcgaatgctccaaactcaactcacgcttctagaatagctttacctcttgattccaccaccaatccgctcgaatctagtcataagttacttaatcacattaataattactaaatgaatcattcccaatgcatgaaaatagattttacaaggtttttcccaaaaaggtcaaaaatacccccggacccacgtggtcgagaCTCGAGGTTCGggccaaaacccggttacccattctcccacgaatccaaatatatgttttgttttgaaatcggaccccaaattgaggtccaactccttaatttgtagaaaacctaggttctacccaaaacacccaatttcacccatgaaaatctttgatttgaagttgaaattatgttaaaagatgttaaggaataaagaaattaagttagaaatcacttaccaatcgttttggagaagaaaagttatttagaaaatcgcctcttaggttttgggtttttgaaaagtgaaaaatgactaaaaatcccgaatttatacataTGCTGGGGCTGGCACGGACCacgcagaaatgcaccgcggccgcgtggctgtcAGCGCGTACCGCGCGgaaatgtaccgcggccgcgccgagggagggaagaagtgggctctctctgaacccacccagcgcggaccgcactgatttggtgcgcgacCGCGCTGGTCGGCCTGGCCAcccccctctgaaccccaccacgcggaccgcacagagaaGTGTCGCGGCCACGTGGCTGCCAGCGCAGtccgcgcggaaatggccgcggccgcgctgggcctgcaacatctgacctgcaattttttttttaagtttaagaCCTCCCGgaccccactcaaaactcactcgagccctcggggctccaaaccaaacatgcacacaatcttaaaaacatcttacggacttactcgtgcgatcaaatcgccaaaataacatcatatacataagatcaagcctcaaaacacctGATTTTtccttcaactttcataaaactcaattTCCCCAtcttaagtccgaaacacgtcatatgacatccgtttttagccaaatttcacagatagtgcttaaaacatatttaagactcgtaccgggcgtcagaaccaaaatacgagcccgataccacagttttctgatcaattttcttcttcattttccttaattaatttcagaaaataatttcacacaaaaattcatttctcgggcttgggacctcggaatttaatttcgggcacacgcccaagtcccatatttttctacggaccctacgggaccgtcgaatcacaggtccgggtctgtttacccaaaaatgttgaccgaagtcaatattatgcatattaatatcaaaattcatcaaatttttttttccacaaaattcgcatattctaacataaaaacttcccggctacgcgcccgaactgcgcaggcaaatcgaggcaactaaaagcgaggttttcagggtctcggaagcacggaactaggaagaattacggtgatgaccctttgggtcgtcacaatcaTATATTCTAGATTTATTAGTTTCATATTTTACAAATtgtaccaaaccaaagaaaatatACGGTAGCAAGaaaacaaacaaggaaagatTATTTAGGTAGTTACAAACGTGTCATATCCGTAACATGTCAAAACAAAGTGTATATTATCCTAATTTGAAATAGAATTATGAACATTGCTCCACTTGTtcttttagaaaataaaaaaacaaattaaacaAGTCCTCAAAAGTAGCATGCATGATGATTCCTAATTTTGAGGCATGGGAAATGGCTGGATAGCTGGTTCCATCATCCATGCCATATTTTGTTAATTGATTAATGTTGTTAAATCTTGTATAGTTATGTTTTCTTCCATATAAATAGAACTCCTCCTTAGCCTAAAAAAATACTTTAATCTTGCAGAAACAAAAGAATCCaattttttaaaaggaaattaTCCAAATTCGAAATGGCTTTTTTGGTATCTTGGAGACCAACTGCTTCTAACATTAGCAGCTTTCCTTTAATGGTCAAAACATGTCCTAAAACTGCAAAAATGGGTTATTTCAGTAACAACATTAGTTGCAGTGCCATTTCATCAGTATCAGTATCAGGTCAAAGGAAGCTTCCCATATTGCTTTTTGATGTTATGGACACTATTGTTCGTGACCCTTTTTACCATGATATCCCTGCCTTCTTCAGGTATTTACTATATGTACCCTCCCCCAACTAGCTCTTCTAAGGCCCGTTTGGCCATTAAAAAAATCACTCTTTTTTGGGAAAGTTTTCATTTTTTTGGAATTAGTGTTTATCcatgaatttttttaaattttactaAAAGTTGAATTTCAgatttttttcgaaaattttaaaaactcctaaaaattagttttcaaaattttcacttcaaatcattcacaaaaattcaataacagctccaaattgtattcatgtccaaacacaactttaacttttaaatattattttcacttgatttttttttttattttttcccgaaatttcacaattcttatgtccTAAAGCCTACTAACAATCCCTTAAACTTGGTTAAAGTTTTCATTTTGATACCTCAATTAAGGCTAGTATTTATCGATCATTCCAACTTAATTATTAGTGTACCTTTTAAACACAAAAGCTGACATGACAAAAatattatttccttatttttcctTAGGCGCGTGAATTAGTCCCAAATTaatatttttcctctttttttttcccgTTAAAAAATGCACATTTTTTAAGACATACTAGTTCTAACAGTTAGCACCCAATATCAAAATGATCCCTTCGcctattttttttctctctcttttttccttctaatttttagcttctaacttattttctccTGTTTCAAATTGAGATTTTTTATTCAGAATGCCAATGAAGGAATTGCTAGAATGCAAGCATCCAACTGCCTGGATTGAGTTTGAAAAGGGTCTTATCACTGAGGTATAACCGCATTGATATTATACTCTATTACTTTTCTGTTGCGAAAAAatgcatacaatagacccttgtgattCAGCATTTCCTCGAATATCGGACCATCCTTTACTCTTATGTCGTGGAAGATGATCATTATGCATGCCTTTTTCGTTTTTGATAGGCTGGATCAAATATAATCTAACCTTTTACACACTATTTACTAAAAGGCACCTAGACATTTTTTccaaatattttcgtttttctctctttttaatttataaaagtttgtTCTACTACTCTTTTCAGGATGAGCTAGCTATGAAATTCTTTAAGGATGGAAGATCTTTTGATTTGGAAGGTAACTTAGAATATTCCTGCACCTTATCACCCATAAATAGACCTGAAATTATAAACATGAATCTTGTAGTGTCTCGAACGAGCTATCCATGTCTTTTTAgatattttaaatatttattgGACCAATGTTTACATAATTGTTACTTTTTCAATCTATTAGCATATTTTGCTTGTTCATTGTAAACTGAAAACCattatttaatttttcttctaGGCCTCAAAAACTGTCTGAGAAGTGCATGTTCCTACATTGAAGGTGTTGAAGGATTATTGAATTCTTTAAAAGAAAATGGTTATGAAATTCATGCTTTCACAAATTTTCCCATATGGTATGTTCAATCTAAATTAAACCTTCATTACTTTGCAAAATATATCAAGTCTTTGAAActttgttatttatttttcagGTACCAAATAATTGAGGACAAGCTAAAACTCTCAAATTACCTATCTTGGACATTTCGTTCTTGTGTATTTGGTAGTTTTCTCAAAAGAAATGGCTTAAAGATTTTCACTTTTATACTTAAGCGTGTGTTTGGTatacgaaggaaaatattttttagaaaatatttGTTGAAAATCTCTGACACCTAGGGTATGTTTGttcgaaaatatttttcaattttcccatgtttggttggccTAAATGTTTTGGACAACATTTTCctcatgaactcattttcctccaattggagt
Proteins encoded:
- the LOC104232373 gene encoding flavin mononucleotide hydrolase 1, chloroplatic-like isoform X2, translated to MPMKELLECKHPTAWIEFEKGLITEDELAMKFFKDGRSFDLEGLKNCLRSACSYIEGVEGLLNSLKENGYEIHAFTNFPIWYQIIEDKLKLSNYLSWTFRSCVFGKRKPDPEFYLEVVKHLNVEASNCVFIDDRMRNVEAAVEIGLKGLRFKNVDLLRKDLCLLGVDVSTNENSDLADVYHKIIC
- the LOC104232373 gene encoding flavin mononucleotide hydrolase 1, chloroplatic-like isoform X1, yielding MPMKELLECKHPTAWIEFEKGLITEDELAMKFFKDGRSFDLEGLKNCLRSACSYIEGVEGLLNSLKENGYEIHAFTNFPIWYVQSKLNLHYFAKYIKSLKLCYLFFRYQIIEDKLKLSNYLSWTFRSCVFGKRKPDPEFYLEVVKHLNVEASNCVFIDDRMRNVEAAVEIGLKGLRFKNVDLLRKDLCLLGVDVSTNENSDLADVYHKIIC